One genomic window of Branchiostoma lanceolatum isolate klBraLanc5 chromosome 5, klBraLanc5.hap2, whole genome shotgun sequence includes the following:
- the LOC136435080 gene encoding uncharacterized protein — MALSLNALPRDSLPTVVKLEEDFLPVGSGEYQTVGSGVELRKGELLTVHFVREVTKIHTQDQDTGAEFYIPLHCQQLFERLPRDPRHDDKLFMGAGPLFECDPLPEIVRSIDNFLSSDEYGTLEENDIVYIHGIDPKLDHWGKRVILGVNQDDREVHIHEHECSCYMVTIPYWRPEHMTEITKLDMPQRVRIPAKHYTEVGKEKVLKLLELQEQEHYVVTKEGVRDVLSIPAHLDIRVSIMPMSHPSVLRGLTSLQPGLNLTVNVRDVGLPPLPPEYDDVPLPLPDTMESWRESWEGKQECEDLSKKANDKLKEDMALMQNHIAQLKRDLENSVPIRPPEPLPRNQQSLPPPRPPKPKNLKGVYFAPNLSLVLI, encoded by the exons ATGGCCCTCTCTCTCAACGCGCTTCCAagggattccctccccacggTGGTGAAGCTGGAGGAAGACTTTCTTCCCGTGGGGTCGGGGGAGTACCAGACCGTGGGGTCGGGGGTTGAGCTGAGGAAGGGTGAACTTCTGACCGTCCATTTCGTCCGTGAAGTTACGAAGATCCACACGCAAGACCAGGACACGGGCGCCGAGTTCTACATCCCTTTACACTGCCAACAACTGTTCGAGAGACTCCCCAGAG ACCCCCGACACGATGATAAGTTGTTTATGGGGGCGGGCCCCCTGTTCGAGTGCGACCCCCTCCCGGAGATAGTACGGTCCATCGACAACTTCCTGTCCAGTGACGAGTACGGCACGCTAGAGGAGAACGACATCGTGTACATCCACGGCATCGACCCCAAGCTGGACCACTGGGGGAAACGG GTGATCCTCGGTGTGAACCAGGACGACCGGGAGGTGCACATCCACGAGCACGAGTGTTCCTGTTACATGGTCACCATCCCCTACTGGAGACCCGAACACATGACGGAGATCACCAAGCTCGACATGCCACAG AGAGTTCGCATCCCGGCGAAGCACTACACAGAGGTAGGGAAGGAGAAGGTGCTGAAACTGCTGGAGCTCCAGGAACAGGAACACTACGTGGTCACTAAGGAAGGCGTCAGGGACGTCCTGTCCATACCTGCACATCTGGACATCAG AGTCAGCATCATGCCCATGTCGCACCCGAGCGTGTTGCGGGGCCTGACGTCCCTCCAGCCGGGCCTGAACCTGACCGTGAACGTGCGTGACGTCGGACTGCCGCCGCTGCCGCCCGAGTACGACGACGTCCCCCTCCCGCTGCCTGACACCATGGAGTCATGGAGGGAGAGCTGGGAAG GAAAGCAGGAGTGCGAGGACCTGTCCAAGAAAGCTAACGACAAGCTGAAGGAGGACATGGCTCTGATGCAGAACCACATCGCGCAGCTCAAGCGGGACCTGGAGAACTCCGTCCCGATCCGCCCGCCCGAGCCACTGCCGCGGAACCAACAGTCACTGCCGCCGCCCAGGCCGCCAAAACCTAAGAATCTAAAAGGTGTGTACTTTGCGCCAAActtatcgctcgttctcatttaa
- the LOC136434735 gene encoding uncharacterized protein gives MFSPLPPGGPISPTSPTSPTSPTAKSEKKGIKSEVKTLLKKKVPSFTFIKDDKTGKKDKTKWFAEMEASEGAKDGEYEDVDNVYDELDDVKAQALMKELREQISKKEGIIRGLKSELEREKGWKKKYGDLEKKHDDNIKMIHDLQTEVDRLLVQQDEDEYDTVGDAGKSAVLPEFNRGHYDLPVRPGGIVETLSIHEVVQLLAELHLQQYKKTFEQEQIDGELLSGLDEDMCVKELGMTRLHALRLLKKVGKRKAEETK, from the exons ATGTTTTCACCTTTGCCACCAGGTGGGCCCATCTCCCCCACATCCCCCACATCTCCCACGTCTCCAACGGCGAAGTCCGAGAAGAAAGGCATCAAGAGTGAAGTCAAGACGTTACTGAAGAAAAAGGTACCGTCCTTTACGTTCATCAAAGACGACAAGACGGGGAAGAAGGACAAGACCAAGTGGTTCGCAGAGATGGAAGCGTCTGAAGGCGCCAAAGATGGGGAATACGAAGACGTCGACAA TGTTTATGACGAGTTAGACGATGTGAAGGCACAGGCTCTGATGAAGGAACTACGAgaacaaatttcaaagaaagaaggg ATAATCAGAGGCCTTAAAAGTGAATTGGAGCGAGAAAAAGGATGGAAGAAGAAATATGGG GATCTTGAGAAGAAGCACGACGACAACATAAAGATGATCCACGACCTTCAGACGGAGGTCGACCGGCTGCTGGTCCAGCAGGACGAGGACGAGTACGACACCGTGGGGGATGCCGGGAAATCAGCAGTCCTACCAGAGTTCAACCGAGGTCATTACGACTTGCCTGTACGGCCGGGCGGGATAGTGGAGACTCTCAGCATACACGAG GTTGTTCAGCTGCTGGCCGAGCTGCATCTGCAGCAGTACAAGAAGACGTTCGAACAGGAGCAGATCGACGGAGAGCTGCTGTCGGGGCTGGATGAAGACATGTGCGTCAAGGAACTCGGCATGACACGTCTTCATGCGCTCAGGCTTCTTAAGAAAGTCGGCAAACGTAAAGCCGAGGAGACGAAGTAA
- the LOC136434399 gene encoding kelch-like protein 18 → MDNPATNHVKLEAGDSTDACVSTSNEKTLKDKQGTPVDSNASKAACSTTVTLRVGGRSFPQSRAVLSKESPYFQAMFSSNLRESREDEVTIEGVDQDIMALLLESVGGKCPRARATKENVLPLLSAADRLQFTNAKEECEYFLAEQISLDNCLGIWQVGKRHAALHLEFEAKKFICRYFSRLSSLEDFTVLDVSEVKEILSWDDLLVSEEETVLRTALAWLEFDQETREKYREEVLSCVRASLLEFADEHHLKDLLSCSSGPRLGMSLREIALFYPKDDGDLPAVVYEPRQSRLYQLRPPPIPYGTIYVPSKVLFAVLGIDIYMTMCVATDASSDCRHVVFQYDHVDGTWFPRAPVPCRRFDHPLILVSLDGKLYAMGKLGGIEAYSPELDAWECLDTDPQKLDPPMGRVEHVVGHNGKLMVFSGGTRGVYTYDVTSGEWNRIDAPLSDPLLSRMGENNSFIFNDRVYMTGKAHPQDPCLGGEDYPITFNPRQNQWESLGVPRPDGVRGTRGYVYLFDHVLFVVDGELYVMYRRKTNLLLASTWLEICRYNRELHRWDWRSLICERCQEKQYGLCVITAKLSLDKLPAVDPMLSLSLRPPHRKIPPIMPIMSRTGLPYWRNTPRVFTNTPRVLTSFTESDLESDEDTISTTSDDTLLLEEVETSVVSDEIVIVDDQVTLPAPPVDVRENHTIVAGSVLSAEDIVDEEAATDYHDEDPQQSDKQYLPTEGSSDASESEQQE, encoded by the exons ATGGACAACCCTGCCACCAATCATGTCAAGCTAGAGGCTGGCGACAGCACAGACGCCTGCGTTTCAACGAGCAACGAGAAGACATTGAAGGACAAGCAAGGGACTCCGGTCGATAGCAACGCAAGCAAAGCCGCGTGTTCTACAACTGTCACACTTCGCGTTGGTGGCCGCTCGTTTCCGCAATCTCGTGCAGTCCTGTCCAAAGAGAGTCCGTACTTTCAAGCCATGTTTTCCAGCAACCTCCGAGAGAGCAGGGAAGACGAAGTGACGATCGAAGGAGTGGATCAAGACATCATGGCGCTCTTGTTAGAGTCGGTCGGTGGCAAGTGTCCTCGAGCTCGTGCTACCAAAGAGAACGTGCTACCGCTTCTCAGCGCTGCGGATCGGCTACAGTTCACAAACGCTAAAGAGGAGTGCGAGTATTTCCTGGCTGAGCAAATATCCCTGGACAACTGTCTCGGCATCTGGCAAGTAGGAAAGAGACACGCAGCCTTGCACCTGGAGTTCGAGGCAAAGAAGTTTATCTGTCGATATTTCTCAAGACTGTCTTCCTTGGAGGATTTCACCGTCTTGGACGTCAGTGAGGTGAAAGAGATTCTTTCTTGGGACGATCTTCTTGTGTCTGAAGAGGAGACAGTGTTACGTACGGCGCTGGCTTGGTTGGAATTTGACCAGGAGACAAGGGAGAAGTATCGGGAGGAGGTACTCTCCTGCGTCAGAGCGTCGTTGCTTGAATTTGCAGATGAGCATCATCTGAAGGATCTTCTTTCTTGTTCCTCCGGACCACGTCTCGGGATGAGCCTGCGGGAGATCGCGCTGTTCTACCCGAAGGATGACGGGGACCTTCCCGCTGTCGTGTACGAGCCGAGACAGAGCAGGCTGTACCAGCTGAGACCACCGCCCATTCCGTACGGCACTATTTACGTGCCCAGCAAG GTTCTATTTGCTGTGTTGGGCATCGACATCTACATGACGATGTGCGTGGCGACGGACGCAAGTTCCGACTGCCGACACGTCGTGTTCCAGTACGATCACGTGGACGGCACGTGGTTCCCGCGTGCTCCCGTCCCCTGCCGCCGCTTCGACCACCCGCTCATCCTGGTCAGCCTGGACGGCAAGCTTTACGCCATGGGGAAGCTCGGCGGTATCGAGGCGTACAGTCCTGAGTTAGACGCCTGGGAGTGCCTCGACACCGATCCGCAGAAGTTAGACCCTCCAATGGGGAGGGTAGAACATGTCGTCGGCCATAACGGCAAGCTGATGGTGTTCTCAGGGGGAACGCGTGGAGTGTATACttatgacgtcacttccggtgagTGGAACCGTATCGACGCACCTCTGTCCGATCCTCTTCTCAGCCGGATGGGGGAAAACAACTCCTTCATCTTCAACGACAGGGTGTACATGACGGGGAAGGCGCATCCCCAAGACCCGTGTCTCGGAGGCGAAGACTATCCGATCACTTTCAACCCGCGACAGAACCAGTGGGAGTCGCTAGGCGTCCCTCGCCCAGACGGCGTGCGGGGCACCCGCGG GTACGTCTACCTGTTCGACCACGTGCTGTTCGTGGTGGACGGCGAGCTCTACGTCATGTACCGCCGCAAGACCAACCTCCTGCTGGCCTCCACGTGGCTGGAAATCTGCCGCTACAACCGCGAACTACACCGCTGGGACTGGCGGAGCCTGATCTGCGAGCGATGTCAGGAGAAACAGTACGGGCTCTGCGTCATCACAGCTAAACTCAGCCTGGACAAGCTGCCCGCGGTAGACCCCATGTTGAGCCTCTCCCTCAGGCCGCCCCACCGGAAGATTCCGCCCATCATGCCGATCATGTCTCGCACGGGGCTGCCGTACTGGAGAAACACTCCCCGGGTCTTCACGAACACTCCCCGAGTTTTGACGAGTTTTACCGAGAGCGATCTGGAGTCTGACGAAGACACGATCTCTACTACGTCAGACGATACTCTCCTTCTGGAGGAGGTTGAGACAAGCGTCGTCAGCGACGAGATTGTCATCGTGGACGACCAGGTAACTTTACCCGCGCCGCCTGTCGATGTACGCGAGAACCACACGATAGTTGCAggatctgtccttagtgctgaagatATAGTCGATGAGGAGGCAGCGACGGACTACCACGATGAGGATCCACAACAATCAGATAAACAATATTTACCAACGGAAGGCAGTTCAGACGCTTCCGAATCAGAACAGCAGGAATAG
- the LOC136434736 gene encoding uncharacterized protein, with the protein MEAGLWRWLALAGALAIVLGDKVIEEPVDEADGPLPFVGNIPGEEELGKLKLEELPTEFSMYDLNKDNVITVDELAKVTGTKEEDAMHPFETADVNGDLQLTEKEFGDAPWIFQLPPSADPFMEPNDDGVWEFRSKLAEKAAKDQETMEKEV; encoded by the exons ATGGAGGCCGGACTGTGGCGGTGGCTGGCTCTAGCGGGCGCTCTGGCAATTGTTCTCGGGGACAAAGTCATCGAAGAGCCGGTTGACGAGGCGGACGGCCCGCTACCTTTCGTCGGGAACATCCCCGGGGAAGAGGAACTGGGGAAACTGAAGCTAGAGGAGTTACCGACGGAGTTCAGTATGTACGATCTGAACAAGGATAACGTCATTACTGTAGACGAGTTGGCTAAAGTCACGGGGACGAAAGAAGAGGACGCCATGCACCCGTTTGAAACCGCCGATGTAAACG GTGACCTCCAGCTGACTGAGAAGGAGTTTGGCGACGCCCCGTGGATATTCCAGCTCCCCCCGTCCGCAGACCCCTTCATGGAACCCAACGACGACGGCGTCTGGGAGTTCCGATCCAAACTAGCCGAAAAGGCCGCGAAGGACCAAGAAACAATGGAGAAGGAAGTCTGA